One Streptomyces sp. NBC_00223 genomic window carries:
- a CDS encoding ATP-dependent helicase encodes MSSRHSLDAFSPATRAWFTGAFSEPTAAQAGAWSAIAEGSDVLVVAPTGSGKTLAAFLAALDRLAASPPPAEARRRCRVLYVSPLKALAVDVERNLRSPLAGLRQESVRLGLPEPEVRVGIRSGDTPPAERRALVTRPPDILITTPESLFLMLTSAAREALSGVETVILDEVHAVAGTKRGAHLAVSLERLDRLLDRPARRIGLSATVRPVDEIARYLSPQRRVTIVQPPSQKRFDLSVVVPVEDLAELGGSPVAEHSGPAAGPAERPSIWPHVEERIADLVQAHRSTIVFANSRRLAERLCNRLNEIAYERAEGEPLPEAHSPAEIMAESGAARGAPPVLARAHHGSVSKEQRALVEEDLKAGRLPAVVATSSLELGIDMGAVDLVVQVESPPSVASGLQRVGRAGHQVGAVSTGVVFPKYRGDLVQSAVVTERMREGAIEALRVPANPLDVLAQQIVAMTALDAWDVDELLTVVRQAAPFASLPHSAYTAVLDMLAGRYPSDAFAELRPRLVWDRVANTVTARPGAQRLAVTSGGTIPDRGLFGVFLAGADPKKGGGRVGELDEEMVYESRVGDVFTLGTTSWRIEDITRDRVLVSPAPGVPGRLPFWKGDQLGRPLELGRAVGAWLREVGALAPEAARKRLTSAGLDTWAVDNVLAYLAEQRQACGHVPDDRTIVVERFRDELGDWRVIIHSPFGAQVHAPWALALGARLQERYGLDAQAMHADDGIVLRLPDADLMGLDLLDSDPALRGAEFDSDQSPVGAADVAFDKGEIEQLVTDQVGGSALFASRFRECAARALLLPRRSPGKRTPLWQQRRRASQLLQVASEFGSFPIVLEAVRECLQDVFDVPGLVELMGDIESRRVRLVEVTTPEPSPFARSLLFGYVAQFLYEGDSPLAERRAAALSLDSRLLAELLGQAELRELLDEDVLVELDRELQWLTEDRRAKDAEAVADLLRLLGPLTTAELVERGADPAWAVGLESARRAIRVRIAGAEHWAGVEDAGRLRDALGTALPVGVPVAFTEPVKDPLGDLLARYARTHGPFTTGEAAGRFGLGAAVADGTLHRLAAAGRVVQGEFRPGGAGQEWCDAEVLRRLRRRSLAALRQELEPVPPATLGVFLPQWQHVGTHSLRGTDGLARAVEQLQGAAVPASALEKLVLPSRVTGYTPAMLDELTASGEILWAGAGALPGKDGWVALYPADSAPLLLPAPQPLELSPLHEAVLTALSGGYGLFFRQIADQARAAGVDASDPQLADAVWDLAWSGRLTNDTLAPLRALLGSGRTAGATAHRAPRSVPRGRYSSLATARPPRATASRTGPPTTAGRWSLVPPAEPDPTLRAHALTHTLLDRHGVVTRGAVAAEGVAGGFSAAYRVLAAFEETGQARRGYVVEGLGAAQFAMDGAVDRLRALSTAREREEDHRGKVRTVVLAAADPANPYGAALPWPQQPAGVTHKPGRKAGALVVLTDGELTLYVERGGKTLLAWSAEEIRVQAAADALALAVREGALGRLTVERTNGESALTSPVGRALEAAGFHATPRGLRLRDGG; translated from the coding sequence CGCTCGCGGGCCTGCGGCAGGAGTCCGTACGGCTGGGCCTGCCCGAGCCGGAAGTGCGGGTGGGCATCCGGTCAGGGGACACCCCTCCCGCGGAGCGGCGTGCCCTGGTCACCAGGCCGCCCGACATTCTCATCACCACGCCCGAGTCGCTGTTCCTCATGCTCACCTCGGCCGCCAGGGAGGCGCTGAGCGGGGTGGAGACGGTGATTCTGGACGAGGTGCACGCCGTGGCGGGCACCAAGCGCGGCGCGCACCTGGCCGTGTCGCTGGAGCGGCTCGACCGGTTGCTCGACCGGCCGGCCCGCCGGATCGGGCTGTCCGCCACCGTCCGCCCGGTGGACGAGATCGCCCGGTATCTGTCACCGCAGCGCCGGGTGACGATCGTGCAGCCGCCGTCCCAGAAGCGGTTCGACCTGTCGGTGGTCGTGCCCGTGGAGGACCTGGCCGAGCTGGGCGGGTCGCCGGTGGCCGAGCACAGCGGCCCGGCGGCCGGGCCGGCCGAGCGGCCGTCGATCTGGCCGCATGTCGAGGAGCGGATCGCCGATCTCGTGCAGGCGCACCGGTCCACCATCGTCTTCGCCAACTCCCGTCGGCTCGCCGAGCGGCTCTGCAACCGGCTCAACGAGATCGCCTACGAGCGGGCCGAGGGCGAACCGCTGCCCGAGGCGCACTCCCCCGCCGAGATCATGGCCGAGTCGGGCGCGGCCCGGGGCGCCCCACCGGTGCTGGCCAGGGCGCACCACGGCTCGGTCTCCAAGGAGCAGCGGGCACTGGTCGAGGAGGACCTCAAGGCGGGACGGCTGCCCGCGGTCGTCGCCACCTCCAGCCTGGAGCTCGGCATCGACATGGGTGCGGTCGACCTCGTCGTCCAGGTCGAGTCGCCGCCCTCGGTGGCCTCCGGGCTGCAGCGGGTCGGCCGGGCGGGGCACCAGGTGGGCGCGGTGTCCACCGGAGTGGTCTTCCCCAAGTACCGCGGCGATCTGGTCCAGTCCGCGGTGGTCACCGAGCGGATGCGCGAGGGCGCCATCGAGGCACTGCGGGTCCCGGCGAATCCGCTGGACGTGCTGGCGCAGCAGATCGTGGCCATGACCGCGCTCGACGCCTGGGACGTGGACGAGTTGCTGACCGTGGTGCGGCAGGCGGCGCCCTTCGCCTCGCTGCCGCACTCCGCCTACACCGCGGTGCTCGACATGCTGGCCGGGCGCTATCCCTCGGATGCCTTCGCCGAGTTGCGCCCGCGCCTGGTGTGGGACCGGGTGGCCAACACCGTGACCGCCCGACCGGGCGCGCAGCGTCTCGCGGTGACCTCCGGCGGCACGATCCCGGACCGCGGGCTGTTCGGGGTCTTCCTCGCCGGGGCGGACCCGAAGAAGGGCGGCGGCCGGGTCGGCGAGCTGGACGAGGAGATGGTCTACGAGTCCCGGGTCGGCGATGTCTTCACCCTGGGCACCACCTCGTGGCGGATCGAGGACATCACCCGGGACCGGGTGCTGGTCTCCCCGGCGCCGGGGGTGCCGGGACGGCTGCCGTTCTGGAAGGGCGACCAGCTCGGCCGCCCGCTGGAGCTGGGGCGGGCGGTGGGCGCCTGGCTGCGCGAGGTGGGCGCGCTGGCACCGGAGGCGGCCAGAAAGCGGCTGACCTCGGCGGGCCTCGACACCTGGGCGGTGGACAATGTGCTGGCCTATCTGGCCGAGCAGCGCCAGGCGTGCGGCCATGTGCCGGACGACCGCACGATCGTCGTCGAGCGTTTCCGCGACGAGCTGGGCGACTGGCGGGTGATCATCCACTCCCCCTTCGGCGCGCAGGTGCACGCCCCCTGGGCACTCGCGCTCGGCGCCCGGCTCCAGGAGCGGTACGGCCTGGACGCGCAGGCCATGCACGCCGACGACGGGATCGTGCTGCGGCTGCCCGACGCCGACCTGATGGGCCTCGACCTGCTGGACTCCGATCCGGCCCTGCGGGGAGCCGAGTTCGACAGTGATCAGTCGCCGGTGGGTGCGGCCGATGTCGCCTTCGACAAGGGCGAGATCGAGCAGTTGGTGACGGATCAGGTGGGCGGCTCGGCGCTGTTCGCCTCGCGGTTCCGCGAATGCGCCGCCCGGGCGCTGCTGTTGCCGCGCCGCAGCCCGGGCAAGCGCACCCCGCTGTGGCAGCAGCGCCGTCGGGCCTCCCAACTGCTCCAGGTGGCCTCGGAGTTCGGGTCCTTCCCGATTGTGCTCGAAGCGGTGCGCGAGTGCCTTCAGGACGTGTTCGACGTGCCGGGCCTGGTGGAGCTGATGGGTGACATCGAGTCACGCCGGGTCCGGCTCGTTGAGGTCACCACCCCGGAGCCGTCGCCCTTCGCGCGGTCGCTGCTCTTCGGCTATGTGGCGCAGTTCCTCTACGAGGGGGACTCGCCGCTGGCCGAGCGCAGGGCGGCCGCGCTCTCGCTTGACTCGCGGCTGCTCGCGGAGCTGCTCGGCCAGGCGGAGTTGCGGGAGCTGCTGGACGAGGACGTGCTGGTCGAGCTGGACCGCGAGTTGCAGTGGCTCACCGAGGACCGCAGGGCCAAGGACGCCGAGGCGGTCGCGGACCTGCTGCGGCTGCTCGGCCCGCTCACCACGGCGGAGTTGGTCGAGCGCGGCGCGGATCCGGCGTGGGCGGTCGGTCTGGAGTCCGCGCGCCGGGCGATCAGGGTGCGGATCGCCGGAGCGGAGCACTGGGCCGGGGTGGAGGACGCGGGACGGCTGCGGGACGCGCTGGGCACGGCGCTGCCGGTAGGGGTGCCGGTGGCGTTCACCGAGCCGGTCAAGGACCCGCTGGGCGACCTGCTGGCCCGGTACGCGCGCACGCACGGGCCGTTCACGACCGGGGAGGCGGCCGGGAGGTTCGGCCTGGGGGCCGCCGTGGCCGACGGCACCCTGCACCGGCTGGCGGCGGCGGGCCGGGTGGTGCAGGGCGAGTTCCGGCCGGGCGGGGCCGGTCAGGAGTGGTGCGACGCGGAGGTGCTGCGGAGGCTGCGGCGCCGTTCGCTGGCGGCTCTGCGCCAGGAGCTGGAGCCGGTGCCGCCCGCGACACTCGGGGTCTTCCTCCCCCAGTGGCAGCACGTGGGCACGCACAGCCTGCGCGGGACGGACGGGCTGGCGCGGGCCGTGGAGCAGTTGCAGGGCGCGGCGGTGCCCGCGTCGGCCCTGGAGAAGCTGGTGCTGCCGTCCCGGGTGACCGGCTACACCCCGGCGATGCTGGACGAGCTGACTGCCTCGGGCGAGATCCTGTGGGCGGGCGCCGGGGCGCTGCCCGGCAAGGACGGCTGGGTCGCGCTCTATCCGGCGGACAGCGCCCCCCTGTTGCTGCCCGCGCCGCAGCCGCTGGAGCTGTCGCCGCTCCACGAGGCGGTGCTGACGGCGCTCTCCGGTGGCTACGGGCTGTTCTTCCGCCAGATCGCCGACCAGGCGCGGGCGGCCGGCGTGGATGCCTCCGACCCCCAACTTGCCGACGCGGTCTGGGACTTGGCCTGGTCGGGACGGCTCACCAACGACACGCTGGCACCACTGCGGGCGCTGCTCGGTTCGGGCCGCACGGCGGGGGCCACCGCGCACCGGGCCCCGAGGTCCGTCCCCCGCGGCCGGTACAGCTCCCTGGCCACCGCCCGGCCGCCGCGCGCCACCGCCTCGCGCACGGGACCGCCCACCACCGCGGGGCGCTGGTCGCTGGTGCCCCCGGCCGAGCCCGATCCGACGCTGCGGGCGCACGCGCTGACGCACACTCTTCTTGACCGGCACGGTGTGGTCACCCGCGGCGCGGTGGCGGCCGAAGGTGTGGCGGGCGGCTTCTCCGCGGCCTATCGGGTGCTGGCCGCCTTCGAGGAGACCGGCCAGGCCAGACGCGGCTACGTGGTGGAAGGGCTCGGAGCCGCGCAGTTCGCGATGGACGGCGCCGTGGACCGGCTGCGGGCCCTGAGCACGGCCCGGGAGCGGGAGGAGGACCACCGGGGAAAGGTCCGCACGGTGGTGCTCGCCGCGGCCGATCCCGCCAACCCGTACGGAGCCGCGCTGCCCTGGCCCCAGCAGCCCGCGGGCGTCACCCACAAGCCGGGACGCAAGGCCGGCGCCCTGGTGGTCCTGACCGACGGGGAGCTGACGCTCTATGTCGAGCGGGGCGGAAAGACACTGCTGGCGTGGTCCGCGGAGGAGATACGGGTGCAGGCCGCCGCTGATGCCTTGGCGCTGGCGGTCCGCGAGGGCGCACTGGGCCGACTCACCGTGGAGCGGACCAACGGCGAGTCCGCGCTGACCTCCCCGGTGGGCCGGGCACTGGAGGCGGCCGGTTTCCACGCCACACCACGCGGGCTGCGGCTGCGCGACGGCGGATAG